A portion of the Parasteatoda tepidariorum isolate YZ-2023 chromosome 5, CAS_Ptep_4.0, whole genome shotgun sequence genome contains these proteins:
- the LOC107439126 gene encoding phospholipid scramblase 2 isoform X2: MSYPASTPSAPPPGLNPQFIPGDPSAPPGYPPPAGYPPSGGYPPSGGYPPSGGYAPSGGYPPAAGYPPSQPMDAYPPQGGGYPPSQPIDPYPSQGGGYPPSGYPQPGGYPPGPMINQPTPGPGYPSPNAMQPSGDGNWMPVPTGVPVCPPGLEYLTMIDQMIVHQKVEMLEAIIGFETKNKYSIKNSMGQKMYTAKEDTDCCTRMCCGPNRPFEMKIKDNAGNEIIHFHRELRCDSCLCPCCLQRLEVMSPPGSLVGTVEQDWSICVPKFSVKDASGTTVLKIEGPVCTFSICGDVEFEVLSTNGVKVGKITKQWSGLLREAFTDADHFGITFPNDLDVKMKAVLLGALFLIDYMFFEKTGNKEQDRPGML; the protein is encoded by the exons ATGAGTTATCCAGCCTCTACACCTAGTGCACCTCCACCAGGCCTCAATCCTCAATTTATACCTGGAGATCCAAGTGCTCCTCCTGGCTATCCACCACCTGCAGGTTATCCACCTTCAGGAGGTTATCCGCCATCAGGAGGTTATCCACCTTCAGGAG GTTATGCACCTTCTGGGGGATATCCACCTGCTGCAGGTTATCCACCTTCACAACCAATGGATGCTTACCCACCTCAAGGTGGTGGTTATCCGCCTTCACAACCAATAGATCCCTATCCTTCCCAAGGAGGTGGTTATCCTCCTTCTGGTTATCCCCAACCTGGTGGATATCCACCAGGTCCAATGATTAATCAACCTACTCCTGGTCCAGGTTATCCATCTCCAAATGCTATGCAACCTT ctgGTGATGGAAATTGGATGCCTGTTCCAACTGGTGTTCCTGTATGTCCTCCCGGACTAGAATATCTCACTATGATTGATCAAATGATTGTACACCAAAAAGTGGAAATGCTTGAAG ctATAATTGGCTTTGAAACTAAGaacaaatattctattaaaaatagtatgggGCAAAAAATGTACACAGCAAAAGAAG atacCGATTGTTGCACAAGGATGTGTTGTGGGCCTAATCGGccatttgaaatgaaaattaaggaCAATGCTGGCaatgaaattatacattttcacaGAGAATTGCGATGTGATTCGTGTTTATGTCCATGTTGTCTTCAG cgATTAGAAGTTATGTCACCTCCTGGTTCACTCGTAGGAACTGTGGAACAAGACTGGTCAATTTGTGTaccaaaattttcagttaaggATGCATCTGGAACTACCGTTTTAAAGATTGAAGGTCCAGTGTGTACTTTCTCAATCTGTGGTGATGTTGAGTTTGAG GTTCTTTCGACTAATGGCGTTAAAGTTGGCAAAATCACAAAGCAGTGGTCTGGATTATTAAGGGAAGCCTTCACAGATGCTGATCATTTTGGTATAACATTTCCCAATGATCTGGATGTCAAAATGAAGGCTGTCCTTTTGGGTGCATTATTTCTGAtt gattacatgttttttgaaaaaactggaaataaaGAACAAGATAGGCCTGGAATGCTTTAA
- the LOC107439126 gene encoding phospholipid scramblase 2 isoform X1, producing MSYPASTPSAPPPGLNPQFIPGDPSAPPGYPPPAGYPPSGGYPPSGGYPPSGGYPPSGGYPPSEGYAPSGGYPPAAGYPPSQPMDAYPPQGGGYPPSQPIDPYPSQGGGYPPSGYPQPGGYPPGPMINQPTPGPGYPSPNAMQPSGDGNWMPVPTGVPVCPPGLEYLTMIDQMIVHQKVEMLEAIIGFETKNKYSIKNSMGQKMYTAKEDTDCCTRMCCGPNRPFEMKIKDNAGNEIIHFHRELRCDSCLCPCCLQRLEVMSPPGSLVGTVEQDWSICVPKFSVKDASGTTVLKIEGPVCTFSICGDVEFEVLSTNGVKVGKITKQWSGLLREAFTDADHFGITFPNDLDVKMKAVLLGALFLIDYMFFEKTGNKEQDRPGML from the exons ATGAGTTATCCAGCCTCTACACCTAGTGCACCTCCACCAGGCCTCAATCCTCAATTTATACCTGGAGATCCAAGTGCTCCTCCTGGCTATCCACCACCTGCAGGTTATCCACCTTCAGGAGGTTATCCGCCATCAGGAGGTTATCCACCTTCAGGAGGTTATCCACCATCAGGAGGTTATCCACCTTCAGAAGGTTATGCACCTTCTGGGGGATATCCACCTGCTGCAGGTTATCCACCTTCACAACCAATGGATGCTTACCCACCTCAAGGTGGTGGTTATCCGCCTTCACAACCAATAGATCCCTATCCTTCCCAAGGAGGTGGTTATCCTCCTTCTGGTTATCCCCAACCTGGTGGATATCCACCAGGTCCAATGATTAATCAACCTACTCCTGGTCCAGGTTATCCATCTCCAAATGCTATGCAACCTT ctgGTGATGGAAATTGGATGCCTGTTCCAACTGGTGTTCCTGTATGTCCTCCCGGACTAGAATATCTCACTATGATTGATCAAATGATTGTACACCAAAAAGTGGAAATGCTTGAAG ctATAATTGGCTTTGAAACTAAGaacaaatattctattaaaaatagtatgggGCAAAAAATGTACACAGCAAAAGAAG atacCGATTGTTGCACAAGGATGTGTTGTGGGCCTAATCGGccatttgaaatgaaaattaaggaCAATGCTGGCaatgaaattatacattttcacaGAGAATTGCGATGTGATTCGTGTTTATGTCCATGTTGTCTTCAG cgATTAGAAGTTATGTCACCTCCTGGTTCACTCGTAGGAACTGTGGAACAAGACTGGTCAATTTGTGTaccaaaattttcagttaaggATGCATCTGGAACTACCGTTTTAAAGATTGAAGGTCCAGTGTGTACTTTCTCAATCTGTGGTGATGTTGAGTTTGAG GTTCTTTCGACTAATGGCGTTAAAGTTGGCAAAATCACAAAGCAGTGGTCTGGATTATTAAGGGAAGCCTTCACAGATGCTGATCATTTTGGTATAACATTTCCCAATGATCTGGATGTCAAAATGAAGGCTGTCCTTTTGGGTGCATTATTTCTGAtt gattacatgttttttgaaaaaactggaaataaaGAACAAGATAGGCCTGGAATGCTTTAA
- the LOC107439125 gene encoding nucleotide triphosphate diphosphatase NUDT15 encodes MPQNSMKDRRPGVGVAVIVTSSSHPNCVVLGKRKGGIGSGLYQLPGGHLEFGETWEKAAAREVLEETGLHINNVELCQVQNTILEEENYHYVTIVMIGEVVNADSCEPMNIEPEKCEGWSWVHWNDLPSVDKLFWAFRDFYKSGKNPFIK; translated from the exons ATGCCACAGAATTCTATGAAAGATCGAAGACCTGGTGTTGGTGTTGCAGTTATTGTTACCAGTAGCAGTCATCCGAACTGTGTTGTTTTGGGTAAACGAAAAGGAGGAATAGGATCTGGTCTTTATCAGTTACCAGGTGGACATTTAGAATTTGg TGAAACATGGGAAAAAGCTGCAGCTAGAGAAGTTTTAGAAGAGACTGGTTTGCACATAAATAATGTTGAATTGTGTCAGGTACAAAACACAATtctagaagaagaaaattatcacTATGTTACAATCGTTATGATAGGAGAAGTTGTGAATGCAGATTCGTGCGAACCAATGAATATTGAACCTGAAAAATGTGAAG GTTGGAGCTGGGTACATTGGAATGATTTACCTTCGGTCGATAAACTATTTTGGGCATTCAGAGACTTCTACAAGAGTggaaaaaatccttttattaaatga